The following are encoded in a window of Massilia sp. R2A-15 genomic DNA:
- a CDS encoding DUF2442 domain-containing protein — protein MSAICFSYAEVTSISRLGFWLQFGDEELYLAFAEFPRFEHATVAQITHVICASGSRVYWPALDLDLSLEAIRSPMVREYGRANHDC, from the coding sequence ATGAGCGCCATCTGTTTTTCGTATGCCGAGGTCACCAGCATCAGCCGGCTCGGTTTCTGGCTGCAGTTCGGCGACGAGGAACTGTACCTGGCGTTCGCCGAATTCCCGCGCTTCGAGCACGCCACGGTGGCCCAGATTACCCATGTGATTTGCGCCAGCGGCAGCCGGGTGTACTGGCCCGCGCTCGACCTCGACCTGTCGCTGGAGGCGATCCGCAGCCCGATGGTGCGCGAATACGGGCGCGCCAACCACGACTGCTGA
- a CDS encoding TonB-dependent siderophore receptor: MHKQSLCLRLLLAAPAIFGAFAAHAAGQQDSTIKAPADKPAAPIQKVEIKGAAASYDARRNDTATKIVVSQEDILRNGDTTIGEVLKRLPGVTVGGVQGRGGDIRMRGLGSGYTSILLNGEPAPAGFSLDSLSPDMIERIEIMRAATAEYSTQAIAGAINIVLKRAIVTAQREIKAGFQEEHGHYGTNINYQLADKKGPLSYAIGGAVTYAKFERPSEVVTERYDPAGPLNTLRRADERSSGHFEAFNVSPRVNWTLGPGDVITSQSFININRFTGDNSEHVNTLVGSAPPYSATRVLIKSDSELVRSDLSWTRKLAEGAKLDAKAGVNYNHRDTRAPSFNYNEKDELLIERLITSGVVDKGFTASGKYSTPIFEGHALAAGWDGAYNKRNEDRIQRESSTKVKADNLDQVFEANVRRLALFAQDEWTVTPRWSVYFGLRWEGIETRSEGDGYAAIDNKSSVWSPLFQTLWKIPGSKSDQLRLGLTRTYKAPAVNNLIPRRFASNNNSEISPDFQGNPALRPELAWGLDLAYEHYLEGGGLLTASTYVRRIEDAIHNKTDPVPVNGKYISMPVNDGIANTHGIELEAKLPVRSMWKTAPNIDFRANVSRNWSRLESVAGPNNRIDSQTPFSGTVGADWKLDKLPLTLGSSYSFQNGGPVRIAKYQYAYSVPKRSLDMYGLWKFNPKNQLRVSVANALHQQNVQQSIFDDSEQGRRSETTITPTYVVVRALMEMKF, from the coding sequence ATGCACAAGCAATCCCTCTGCCTGCGCCTGCTGCTCGCGGCGCCGGCCATTTTCGGCGCGTTCGCAGCACACGCCGCTGGCCAGCAAGACAGCACCATCAAGGCGCCCGCTGACAAGCCGGCCGCCCCGATCCAGAAAGTCGAAATCAAGGGCGCCGCGGCATCGTACGACGCGCGCCGCAACGACACCGCCACCAAGATCGTCGTCTCGCAGGAGGACATCCTGCGCAACGGCGACACCACCATCGGCGAAGTGCTCAAGCGCCTGCCGGGCGTGACGGTAGGCGGCGTGCAGGGCCGCGGCGGCGACATCCGCATGCGCGGCCTCGGCAGTGGCTATACCTCGATCCTCCTCAACGGCGAGCCTGCCCCGGCCGGCTTCTCGCTCGATTCGCTCTCGCCCGACATGATCGAGCGGATCGAGATCATGCGCGCCGCCACCGCCGAATACAGCACCCAGGCGATCGCCGGCGCCATCAACATCGTCCTGAAGCGCGCGATCGTCACGGCGCAGCGCGAGATCAAGGCCGGCTTCCAGGAAGAGCACGGCCACTACGGCACCAACATCAACTACCAGCTGGCTGACAAGAAGGGACCGTTGTCGTATGCGATCGGCGGCGCCGTCACCTACGCGAAGTTCGAGCGGCCTTCCGAAGTCGTCACCGAACGTTACGATCCGGCCGGCCCCCTGAACACGCTGCGCCGCGCGGACGAACGAAGCAGCGGGCACTTCGAAGCGTTCAACGTTTCGCCGCGCGTGAACTGGACGCTGGGTCCCGGCGACGTGATTACCTCGCAAAGCTTCATCAACATCAATCGCTTCACCGGTGATAATTCCGAACACGTGAACACGCTGGTCGGCTCGGCGCCGCCGTACAGCGCCACCCGCGTGCTGATCAAGTCGGATTCGGAGCTGGTGCGCAGCGATCTAAGCTGGACGCGCAAGCTGGCCGAGGGCGCGAAGCTCGACGCCAAGGCCGGCGTCAACTACAACCACCGGGATACGCGTGCGCCTTCGTTCAACTACAACGAGAAGGACGAATTGCTGATCGAGCGCCTGATCACGTCCGGCGTTGTCGACAAGGGCTTCACCGCCAGCGGCAAATATTCGACGCCGATCTTCGAGGGACACGCCCTGGCGGCCGGCTGGGACGGCGCCTACAACAAGCGCAACGAAGACCGCATCCAGCGCGAGAGCTCGACCAAAGTGAAGGCCGACAATCTCGACCAGGTATTCGAGGCGAACGTGCGCCGGCTGGCGTTGTTTGCGCAGGACGAGTGGACGGTCACGCCGCGCTGGTCGGTGTATTTCGGCTTGCGCTGGGAAGGCATCGAAACGCGCAGCGAGGGCGACGGCTACGCGGCGATCGACAACAAGTCGAGCGTGTGGAGTCCGCTGTTTCAGACCCTGTGGAAGATCCCCGGCTCCAAGAGCGACCAGTTGCGACTTGGCCTGACGCGCACCTACAAGGCGCCCGCGGTCAACAATCTGATCCCGCGCCGTTTCGCCTCCAACAACAACAGCGAGATCTCGCCTGACTTCCAGGGGAATCCGGCGCTCAGGCCCGAGCTGGCCTGGGGCCTCGACCTGGCGTACGAGCATTACCTGGAAGGCGGCGGCCTGCTGACGGCCAGCACCTATGTGCGTCGCATCGAGGACGCCATTCATAACAAGACCGATCCGGTGCCGGTCAACGGCAAGTACATATCGATGCCCGTCAACGACGGCATCGCCAACACGCATGGCATCGAACTCGAGGCCAAGCTGCCGGTGCGTTCGATGTGGAAGACGGCGCCGAACATCGACTTCCGGGCCAACGTATCGCGCAACTGGTCGCGCCTGGAATCGGTAGCGGGGCCGAACAACCGCATCGATTCGCAGACGCCGTTCAGCGGCACCGTCGGCGCCGACTGGAAGCTCGACAAGCTGCCGCTGACGCTGGGCAGCAGCTACAGCTTCCAGAACGGCGGGCCGGTGCGCATCGCGAAATACCAGTACGCCTACTCGGTGCCGAAGCGCTCGCTCGACATGTACGGGCTTTGGAAGTTCAATCCGAAGAACCAGCTGCGGGTCTCGGTGGCGAACGCGCTGCATCAGCAAAATGTGCAGCAGTCGATCTTTGACGATTCGGAGCAGGGCCGGCGCAGCGAAACGACGATCACTCCGACCTACGTCGTGGTGCGCGCGCTGATGGAAATGAAGTTCTAA
- a CDS encoding M14-type cytosolic carboxypeptidase translates to MSIKISCQFDAGAIDVVSAKSAGAIDLNIRKDSHANITQWFYFRLQGAQGEACTMRFLNAGKTAYPDGWNDYQAMASYDRVNWFRVPTSFDGEVMTIEHTPGMDSVYYAYFEPYSWERHLELLDRAQMSEHVRMLDLGSTVEGRDMNLLVIGDPAAAKKVWVIARQHPGETMAEWLVEGMLDALLDPADAFGRQLLKEAVFYVVPNMNPDGSVRGNLRTNAAGANLNREWNTPSMERSPEVFLVKQKMKETGCDLFLDVHGDEGLPYVFVAGSEALPNFSAEQAAAQKQFSDDFKIASPDFQDVHGYPPAPYTDEVLTMGSPHITHAFGCLSLTLELPFKDNANDPDAHTGWDGARSARLGAAVLQPILHAIRRLK, encoded by the coding sequence ATGTCTATCAAGATCAGCTGCCAGTTCGACGCCGGCGCTATCGATGTCGTCAGCGCCAAGAGCGCGGGCGCCATCGACCTGAACATCCGCAAGGATTCGCACGCCAATATCACCCAGTGGTTCTACTTCCGCCTGCAGGGCGCGCAGGGCGAGGCATGCACGATGCGCTTCCTGAACGCCGGCAAGACCGCGTATCCGGACGGCTGGAACGACTACCAGGCGATGGCCAGCTACGACCGCGTGAACTGGTTCCGCGTGCCGACCAGCTTCGACGGCGAGGTCATGACGATCGAGCACACGCCGGGCATGGACAGTGTCTACTACGCCTACTTCGAGCCGTATTCGTGGGAACGCCATCTCGAGCTGCTGGACCGCGCGCAGATGTCCGAGCACGTTCGCATGCTCGACCTGGGCAGCACGGTCGAAGGCCGCGACATGAACCTGCTGGTGATCGGCGACCCGGCGGCGGCGAAAAAGGTATGGGTGATCGCGCGCCAGCATCCGGGCGAGACGATGGCCGAGTGGCTGGTCGAAGGCATGCTCGATGCGCTGCTCGACCCGGCCGATGCGTTCGGCCGCCAGCTGCTCAAGGAAGCCGTGTTCTACGTGGTGCCGAACATGAACCCGGACGGCTCGGTGCGCGGCAACCTGCGCACCAACGCGGCCGGCGCGAACCTGAACCGCGAGTGGAACACGCCGTCGATGGAGCGCAGCCCCGAGGTATTCCTGGTCAAGCAGAAGATGAAGGAAACCGGCTGCGACCTGTTCCTCGACGTGCATGGCGACGAGGGCCTGCCGTACGTGTTCGTGGCGGGCAGCGAAGCGCTGCCGAACTTCAGCGCCGAGCAGGCCGCGGCGCAGAAGCAGTTCTCGGACGACTTCAAGATCGCCAGCCCGGACTTCCAGGACGTGCACGGCTATCCGCCGGCGCCGTACACCGACGAAGTGCTGACCATGGGTTCGCCGCATATCACCCACGCATTCGGCTGCCTGTCGCTGACGCTGGAACTGCCGTTCAAGGACAACGCCAACGATCCGGATGCGCATACCGGCTGGGACGGCGCGCGCAGCGCGCGGCTTGGCGCGGCGGTGCTGCAGCCGATTCTGCACGCGATTCGCCGGCTTAAATAA